A region of Maribacter algicola DNA encodes the following proteins:
- a CDS encoding PorP/SprF family type IX secretion system membrane protein, whose translation MNKTMYQFALLAIYFLFQIVGSKLQAQQTPLFAEYNYNPYLINTAYAGLAPSTEISISNTGFFNQVEGSPRSFALSLHTPLNRGKVGLGAGFIRDEIGVTTSTNAFATYSYKIFFDTKKNRPYWQVYTPNSLSFAISGGLQQYQDNLLDLGIVGDPNFAQNINASIPTIGLGILLNLADFHLGFSAPNVLGDTLATDDNLDLSNSYYGYFGYRFYSNIFEEIMIKPNVLAKYENGAPFQLDFNVAMSYKNRFELGTGYRTNSSINLLAGVYLLKNIRAIYNYNLAFNDNPLGNTHGIVVSYLFGEGYHRD comes from the coding sequence ATGAACAAAACAATGTACCAATTCGCTTTATTGGCGATATACTTTCTATTTCAGATAGTCGGAAGCAAATTACAGGCACAGCAGACTCCCTTGTTTGCTGAGTATAATTACAATCCGTATCTCATCAATACGGCATATGCCGGACTGGCCCCAAGTACGGAAATATCCATAAGCAATACCGGTTTTTTTAACCAGGTAGAAGGAAGTCCGCGAAGTTTTGCATTAAGCCTGCATACCCCTTTGAACAGAGGAAAAGTAGGATTGGGGGCAGGGTTCATTCGCGATGAAATTGGCGTAACGACCTCCACCAATGCCTTTGCGACCTATTCTTATAAGATATTTTTCGATACAAAGAAGAACAGGCCCTACTGGCAGGTGTACACGCCCAACTCCCTTTCTTTCGCCATTTCGGGAGGGCTACAGCAATACCAAGACAATCTTCTTGATCTGGGTATCGTTGGTGATCCCAATTTCGCCCAGAACATCAATGCTTCCATACCCACCATAGGCTTGGGGATCTTATTGAACCTGGCCGATTTTCACTTGGGCTTTTCAGCTCCTAACGTATTGGGGGATACCTTGGCTACGGACGATAATCTAGATCTCTCCAATTCCTATTACGGCTATTTTGGCTACCGATTTTATTCGAACATTTTTGAGGAAATCATGATCAAACCCAATGTGCTGGCCAAGTATGAAAACGGAGCCCCGTTTCAATTAGATTTTAATGTGGCCATGAGCTATAAAAACAGGTTTGAACTGGGCACCGGCTACCGCACCAATTCGTCCATCAATTTGTTGGCCGGGGTCTATCTCCTAAAAAATATAAGGGCGATATACAACTACAACTTGGCCTTTAACGATAATCCGCTTGGAAACACCCATGGGATCGTGGTGAGCTATCTTTTTGGCGAAGGGTATCACAGAGATTAA
- a CDS encoding BspA family leucine-rich repeat surface protein produces the protein MFKKFFPFFILLLIGVTASSQSFTSIWNTNNTSGGSSAVNAITIPINPAYTTYNYDVDWGDGNTDTGVTGNITHIYASPGNYTIQISGSFPAIYFNNTGDRLKIIEILDWGNIQWQTLENAFYGCENLNFDAINSPDLSQVTNMSQTFRNCRNFNGIMNNWDVSNVTTMAGLFHGASIFNRPLDAWNTISVTDMSHTFDSASAYNEPLDNWNVASVTTMARMFSGASSFNQNINNWDVSQVTNMSGTFQSTNSFNRPLNNWNVGNVTDMSNMFYSSDFNQPIGNWNVSNVTNMSGMFAQGEFNQPIEGWDVSNVTNMSNMFFRHRTFNQPLNNWNVSNVTNMAGMFDGWIWNVTFNQPLDNWDVSNVTNMSYMFRDTDNFNQDITGWNVSNVTNMKGMFNGAHMFNQPIGSWDVSSVTDMSEMFQNAPLFNQPLDSWDVSNVTLMNNMFLRALVFDQPLNSWTVDVVTNMNGMFRGAPVFNQSLSNWNTASVTNMGRMFQEATAFDQNLGMWPIGNASSMENMLSDSGISQENYDNTLIGWAAQTVQSNVNLGATNLTYCDGRDARQDLMDNHGWNITGDSINCSFVLCANITMPAAGDTQVPANSDIRWDPVPNATGYRVTVTRDDGSGPVEVYNQTLGATIVGVDFTNEFTPGDDVSVLVIPFNAEGDAVGCTPITFTVVESWVNSPAAFKLTYNTTLTDYKSTPANQLRIEANTGYPGYLVYDYSIDWGDGQYNNHVTSTITHTYLTPGIYTVSIIGNFPAPYHYYSNSDSFKLISIDQWGTQPWESMELAFYGCSNMEYNATDVPDLSSVANMRSMFGSCALFNGNISNWDVSNVTDMYGVFIGATDFNQPLNNWNVSNVTNMSAMFLAATSFDQPLNNWNVSSVTNMADMFRQASAFNQNIDSWNVSNVTNMSSMFERAELFNQPLNSWNVGNVTDMSQMFDGFVFDMVFNQPLNNWDVSSVTNMQAMFRRSTAFDQNINSWDVSNVLDMSYMFRDTDNFDQPLGNWDVSEVTNMQYMFYDAKVFDQNINTWNVTNVTNMRSMFQLAGAFDQPLSNWDVNSVVNMQSMFQSASVFNQPLDSWNVSAVANMASMFESAALFNQPLNSWDVSSVTLMNSMFEDAAVFNGSIGNWNVGSVTNMEAMFKDAIVFDQPIPNWDTGELLNAREMFRGASAFNQNIDAWNTSFVTTMEAMFQSATSFNQPINSWNVASVTTMFSMFNGASAFNQPLDNWNVRRVTTMQSMFENASAFDQNINTWRVSGVGNMNSMFRNASAFNQPVEQWDLGSVSMQAMFENASAFDQYLGDWVMGDVSNVTNMLNNTALTRINYDNTLIAWSEQNLTPGLSLGAQGLLYCDALEERQSMTDNFGWSFYQDILDCPIPECTLLVAPLKGEVDVPVNTNLNWEPVLYAREYHLTVGTTPGGNDILNNEIVVNATSYEFPTEFLGGETVYVTIVPTNDTGSAVACSEESFTIANNPPTIPECTQLTMPMNGATEVAVDTDLSWEPISNADGYRLTIGTSSGGNEILDNIDVGNTTNYNLAANLPEDTDIYVTIVPYNEQDPALGCTEESFRTELIPVPPVCTNLTNPISGSVNVPIDTDLTWNMVDGATGYIVNVGITQGGIEIANGIDVGNTTTYSFPQTLQGNRTHYVTIIPYNEVGDAVGCAEENFRTGTSTLNNPPLCTALSSPLNGAANVPLDTNISWNAAANTDGYYLTVGTASGSTDILNAMDLGNVTMYDLPSDLPENATIFVTVEPYNSFGSAASCTEESFTTETLPTAPNCTSLTAPLNNTTDVILSTNISWNTISNADGYYLTMGTTSGGNDILDNVDVGNVSVYDLATDLPEATTIFVTIVPYNSVGNAMGCAEESFVTETLPTVPNCTNLTAPLNNATDVILSTNISWNTVSNADGYYLTIGTSTGGNDILDSIDVRNVSMYNLATDLPEATTIFVTVVPYNAVGSAIGCAEESFVTETVLNVPDCTNLTSPLNNATDVILSSDISWAPVSNADGYYLTVGTTSGGNDILDTIDVGNVSMYDLATDLPEATVIFVTIVPYNLDGTAMGCSEESFTTETLPTIPDCTSLLTPSNGDINVPVDITLTWEESPTADGYRLSVGTSSGGSDVVNNEDVSILTSYTFMERLMEDTRYYVRITPYNFLGDAIDCTEFMFTTINQDDTLYGFSPNGDGINDFWTIDGIELNPDNTVSIYNRWGDLVFEIQGYDNQSNVFNGTANRKTKLGASELPSGTYFFNIQVSGEHNLNKLQGFLVLKR, from the coding sequence ATGTTCAAGAAGTTCTTCCCGTTTTTCATTCTGCTTTTAATCGGTGTAACAGCCAGCTCACAATCCTTTACTTCCATTTGGAATACGAACAATACAAGCGGCGGGTCTTCGGCGGTCAACGCGATAACCATACCTATAAACCCTGCGTATACGACCTATAATTATGATGTAGACTGGGGCGATGGAAATACGGATACGGGAGTTACAGGGAATATAACCCATATCTACGCATCTCCCGGAAATTATACCATACAAATTAGCGGTAGTTTTCCTGCCATTTATTTTAACAATACGGGAGACCGACTAAAAATAATTGAAATACTGGACTGGGGGAACATTCAATGGCAAACGTTGGAAAATGCCTTCTACGGATGCGAAAACCTCAACTTTGATGCCATCAATTCGCCGGACTTGTCCCAAGTCACCAATATGTCGCAAACCTTTAGGAACTGCCGAAACTTTAACGGTATCATGAACAATTGGGACGTAAGCAATGTCACTACCATGGCAGGTCTGTTTCATGGAGCTTCCATTTTCAATAGACCATTGGATGCCTGGAATACGATTTCGGTCACGGACATGTCCCATACATTTGATAGTGCCAGCGCCTATAACGAACCCTTGGACAACTGGAACGTGGCCTCCGTTACCACAATGGCAAGAATGTTTTCAGGTGCTTCTTCGTTCAATCAAAACATCAATAATTGGGACGTAAGTCAGGTTACCAATATGTCCGGGACCTTTCAAAGTACAAATAGTTTCAACCGCCCTTTGAACAACTGGAACGTTGGCAATGTAACGGACATGTCCAATATGTTCTATTCCTCTGATTTTAACCAACCTATTGGCAACTGGAACGTAAGCAATGTGACCAACATGTCCGGTATGTTCGCACAAGGGGAATTCAATCAACCTATTGAAGGTTGGGACGTGAGCAATGTTACAAATATGAGCAACATGTTCTTTAGACATAGAACATTTAACCAACCTCTTAACAACTGGAACGTAAGCAATGTGACGAACATGGCCGGTATGTTCGATGGATGGATTTGGAACGTTACCTTCAACCAACCCTTGGACAATTGGGACGTGAGCAATGTGACGAATATGAGCTATATGTTCAGGGACACGGACAACTTCAATCAGGATATAACCGGATGGAACGTTAGCAATGTTACCAATATGAAAGGGATGTTCAATGGAGCCCATATGTTCAATCAACCTATTGGAAGCTGGGATGTAAGCTCCGTTACAGATATGAGCGAAATGTTCCAGAATGCTCCGTTATTTAATCAGCCTCTGGATAGCTGGGACGTAAGTAACGTTACACTAATGAACAATATGTTTTTGAGGGCATTGGTGTTTGACCAACCCTTGAACTCTTGGACCGTGGATGTTGTTACCAATATGAACGGTATGTTCAGGGGGGCACCAGTATTTAACCAATCTTTATCCAATTGGAATACCGCCAGTGTTACCAATATGGGCAGAATGTTCCAAGAAGCTACTGCATTTGATCAAAATTTGGGCATGTGGCCTATTGGCAATGCATCCAGTATGGAGAATATGCTGTCCGATTCTGGAATATCCCAAGAAAATTACGACAATACCTTGATAGGATGGGCAGCTCAAACGGTCCAATCAAACGTAAATCTGGGAGCTACGAACCTTACTTATTGTGATGGTCGCGATGCCAGACAAGATTTGATGGATAACCATGGCTGGAACATTACCGGGGATTCCATAAACTGTTCGTTCGTACTTTGCGCAAACATTACAATGCCGGCGGCAGGTGATACCCAAGTACCCGCCAATAGTGATATTCGATGGGACCCGGTACCCAATGCTACTGGGTATAGGGTAACGGTAACCAGGGACGATGGCTCGGGACCAGTGGAGGTGTACAATCAAACTTTGGGAGCGACTATTGTAGGAGTAGATTTCACCAATGAATTTACCCCAGGGGACGATGTTTCCGTATTGGTAATCCCATTTAATGCCGAAGGCGATGCAGTGGGTTGTACCCCTATTACCTTCACGGTAGTTGAAAGCTGGGTCAATAGTCCAGCTGCTTTTAAATTGACCTACAATACTACCCTGACCGACTATAAGAGTACACCCGCCAATCAGTTGCGAATAGAGGCCAATACGGGGTATCCAGGCTATTTAGTATATGATTATTCCATCGACTGGGGTGATGGCCAATACAATAACCATGTTACGAGTACCATAACGCATACCTATCTTACCCCAGGAATATATACCGTTTCCATTATAGGCAATTTTCCGGCACCCTACCATTATTACTCAAATTCGGATAGTTTTAAACTAATCTCCATAGATCAATGGGGCACCCAACCATGGGAATCTATGGAACTAGCCTTTTATGGATGCTCCAACATGGAATATAACGCCACCGATGTTCCGGATCTGTCAAGTGTAGCCAATATGCGAAGTATGTTTGGTTCCTGTGCATTATTCAATGGAAATATTTCCAATTGGGACGTAAGCAATGTGACCGATATGTACGGCGTATTCATAGGTGCAACGGATTTTAATCAACCTTTGAACAATTGGAACGTAAGCAATGTTACAAACATGAGCGCCATGTTTTTAGCGGCAACCTCGTTCGACCAGCCCCTTAACAATTGGAATGTAAGCAGTGTAACCAATATGGCGGATATGTTTCGGCAAGCATCTGCCTTTAATCAAAATATAGATAGTTGGAACGTAAGCAACGTTACCAATATGTCTTCCATGTTCGAAAGGGCAGAATTATTTAACCAGCCGCTAAATTCCTGGAACGTTGGCAATGTAACGGATATGAGTCAAATGTTCGACGGTTTTGTATTCGATATGGTCTTTAACCAACCCTTGAATAATTGGGATGTAAGTAGTGTAACCAATATGCAGGCCATGTTCCGTAGGAGCACGGCATTCGATCAAAACATAAATAGCTGGGACGTATCCAATGTTTTGGACATGAGTTACATGTTCCGCGATACGGATAATTTTGACCAACCCTTGGGTAATTGGGATGTATCCGAAGTTACGAACATGCAATACATGTTCTACGATGCAAAGGTCTTTGATCAAAACATCAATACCTGGAACGTTACCAACGTTACCAATATGCGCAGTATGTTCCAATTGGCAGGTGCTTTTGACCAACCTTTGAGTAACTGGGACGTGAATTCCGTCGTGAACATGCAATCCATGTTCCAATCGGCTTCCGTTTTTAACCAACCCTTGGATTCTTGGAATGTGAGTGCCGTAGCCAATATGGCATCCATGTTCGAGAGTGCGGCGCTTTTCAACCAACCATTGAATAGTTGGGATGTTTCTTCGGTTACTCTAATGAATTCCATGTTTGAGGATGCGGCGGTTTTTAACGGATCCATAGGTAACTGGAACGTAGGTTCCGTAACCAATATGGAAGCCATGTTCAAGGATGCAATTGTTTTTGACCAGCCAATACCAAATTGGGATACCGGTGAGCTATTGAACGCAAGGGAAATGTTCAGGGGAGCATCGGCCTTTAACCAAAATATAGATGCTTGGAACACTTCTTTCGTAACAACTATGGAGGCTATGTTCCAAAGTGCCACTTCCTTCAACCAACCCATAAATTCCTGGAACGTGGCATCGGTCACTACCATGTTTTCAATGTTCAACGGGGCATCTGCCTTTAATCAACCTTTGGATAATTGGAACGTACGTAGGGTCACCACAATGCAAAGCATGTTCGAAAATGCATCGGCCTTCGATCAAAATATTAATACTTGGCGCGTTTCCGGGGTAGGCAATATGAATTCGATGTTCAGGAACGCCTCAGCTTTCAATCAGCCTGTAGAACAATGGGACCTTGGCAGTGTTTCCATGCAAGCCATGTTTGAAAATGCTTCGGCCTTTGACCAGTATTTAGGGGATTGGGTAATGGGGGATGTCAGCAATGTGACCAACATGCTCAACAATACGGCGTTGACTCGCATTAACTACGACAATACCTTGATTGCATGGTCCGAGCAAAATCTTACTCCTGGTCTTTCGTTGGGAGCCCAAGGCTTGCTATATTGCGATGCGCTTGAGGAAAGGCAATCCATGACGGATAATTTTGGATGGTCCTTCTATCAGGATATACTGGATTGCCCGATTCCTGAATGTACCCTACTTGTTGCACCCTTAAAGGGTGAAGTTGATGTTCCTGTTAACACCAACCTAAATTGGGAGCCTGTCCTTTACGCCCGTGAATATCATTTGACCGTTGGTACTACTCCGGGAGGAAATGATATCCTGAATAATGAAATCGTGGTCAATGCAACATCCTACGAGTTCCCAACCGAATTTTTAGGGGGTGAAACCGTATACGTGACCATAGTTCCCACCAATGATACGGGAAGTGCCGTGGCATGTAGCGAAGAGAGTTTTACGATAGCTAACAATCCACCAACCATACCGGAATGTACCCAACTTACTATGCCCATGAACGGAGCTACGGAAGTTGCCGTGGATACCGATTTGTCCTGGGAGCCCATTTCTAATGCGGATGGCTATAGATTGACGATTGGCACCAGTTCCGGAGGCAATGAAATTCTGGACAATATAGACGTTGGGAATACCACCAATTATAATCTGGCAGCCAACCTACCCGAGGATACGGATATTTATGTAACGATAGTACCCTATAACGAACAAGATCCTGCGTTGGGATGTACCGAGGAAAGCTTCCGTACGGAGTTGATTCCCGTACCACCGGTGTGCACAAACCTAACCAATCCTATATCGGGGTCCGTGAATGTACCCATTGATACGGATCTTACTTGGAACATGGTGGACGGCGCTACAGGTTATATCGTCAATGTGGGGATAACACAGGGCGGTATTGAGATCGCCAATGGCATAGATGTTGGAAACACGACTACCTATTCCTTCCCACAAACATTACAGGGCAACAGAACGCACTACGTAACCATTATACCCTACAATGAGGTAGGCGATGCCGTTGGATGTGCCGAGGAGAATTTTAGGACCGGAACTTCCACCTTGAACAACCCTCCCCTTTGTACGGCGCTTTCATCCCCATTGAATGGGGCGGCGAATGTACCTTTGGACACCAATATTAGTTGGAACGCTGCCGCAAATACGGATGGATATTATCTTACTGTAGGAACGGCATCCGGATCAACGGATATTCTTAACGCTATGGATTTAGGAAATGTGACCATGTATGACCTTCCTTCGGATTTACCCGAAAATGCAACTATTTTCGTGACCGTTGAACCCTACAACAGTTTTGGAAGTGCCGCTTCGTGCACCGAGGAAAGTTTTACGACGGAAACCTTGCCAACCGCACCCAACTGTACCAGTTTGACGGCTCCGCTCAACAATACAACCGATGTAATCCTATCCACCAATATTTCCTGGAATACCATTTCAAATGCAGATGGATATTACCTGACCATGGGAACTACTTCCGGCGGAAATGACATTTTGGACAATGTAGATGTTGGCAATGTAAGTGTGTATGATTTGGCAACGGATTTGCCCGAAGCTACTACCATTTTTGTGACGATTGTACCCTATAATTCAGTTGGAAATGCAATGGGCTGTGCGGAAGAAAGCTTCGTAACCGAAACCTTGCCAACCGTACCCAATTGTACCAATTTGACGGCACCGCTCAACAATGCGACCGATGTAATCCTATCCACGAACATTTCATGGAATACCGTTTCCAACGCGGATGGATATTATCTGACCATAGGAACATCAACGGGCGGAAACGATATCCTCGATAGTATCGATGTTAGGAACGTGAGTATGTACAATTTAGCTACAGACCTACCTGAAGCTACCACAATTTTTGTGACTGTTGTTCCTTATAATGCCGTTGGAAGTGCCATAGGTTGTGCGGAAGAAAGTTTCGTCACGGAAACTGTATTGAATGTTCCAGATTGCACCAACCTGACCAGTCCATTAAATAATGCAACCGATGTAATCCTATCCAGCGATATTTCCTGGGCTCCCGTTTCCAATGCGGATGGCTATTACCTAACAGTGGGAACCACATCGGGTGGAAACGATATTTTGGACACTATCGACGTGGGGAACGTAAGCATGTACGATCTGGCAACGGACCTGCCTGAAGCTACCGTCATTTTTGTGACCATCGTTCCTTATAACTTGGATGGAACGGCAATGGGATGTTCAGAAGAGAGTTTTACCACGGAAACCTTGCCCACCATACCAGATTGTACCTCCTTGCTTACTCCAAGCAATGGGGATATCAACGTTCCTGTAGATATAACTCTTACTTGGGAGGAATCGCCCACGGCAGATGGATACCGACTCAGCGTTGGTACTTCTTCCGGTGGCAGCGATGTGGTCAATAATGAAGATGTAAGCATCCTAACTTCCTACACGTTTATGGAAAGATTGATGGAGGATACCAGGTATTATGTGAGGATTACACCTTACAATTTCTTGGGGGATGCCATAGACTGTACCGAATTTATGTTCACCACCATTAATCAAGATGATACCTTATACGGGTTCTCTCCAAATGGGGATGGCATAAACGATTTTTGGACCATTGACGGTATTGAACTAAATCCTGATAACACGGTTTCCATCTATAATAGATGGGGGGATTTGGTATTCGAGATTCAGGGCTATGATAATCAGTCCAATGTATTTAATGGTACCGCCAATCGAAAAACAAAACTTGGAGCCAGTGAACTCCCAAGTGGTACCTATTTCTTTAACATACAGGTATCCGGCGAACACAATCTTAATAAACTACAAGGGTTCTTAGTCTTAAAGCGATAA
- a CDS encoding YihY/virulence factor BrkB family protein, which yields MKFSLKQLPKLLWTTFNTWLDKEPFKISAVIAYYAILSLPGLLIIILEIVGSIWGREIVRGELFSEISSAMGPETAQSIQGILENTGSENTSTLATILGICVLVYGATGVFYQLQNALNGIWGVSPNYSNELLATIFGRLKSFGFILIFGFLLLISFVITSFLSAFSRQLSRLMSTTVVGWTFVMDVLLSLVFIYFLFAAMFKFLPSKAVKWKAVKIGAALTALLFLLGKYALAFYFGKAEPGSTYGAAGSVIIVMLWVSYSSLIVTFGAQFTKIYSDRFVTSN from the coding sequence ATGAAATTTAGTTTAAAACAGCTTCCAAAATTATTGTGGACGACTTTTAATACATGGCTGGACAAGGAACCATTTAAAATAAGTGCCGTAATAGCATACTACGCCATTCTCTCCCTACCAGGACTTTTAATAATCATACTTGAGATTGTTGGTTCCATTTGGGGAAGAGAAATTGTTCGTGGGGAACTATTTTCTGAGATATCCTCTGCCATGGGCCCAGAGACGGCACAGTCCATTCAGGGAATATTGGAGAATACCGGGAGTGAAAATACCTCTACATTGGCGACAATTTTAGGAATATGCGTGCTTGTTTATGGGGCAACCGGTGTTTTCTACCAACTACAAAATGCCTTGAACGGTATTTGGGGCGTGTCGCCAAATTACTCAAATGAACTTTTGGCCACTATTTTTGGTAGGTTGAAGAGCTTTGGATTTATTTTGATTTTTGGTTTTCTTTTGCTAATCAGCTTTGTGATTACCTCGTTTCTTTCAGCTTTTTCCAGGCAATTGTCGCGCTTGATGTCCACCACTGTGGTAGGCTGGACCTTTGTAATGGACGTCCTGTTATCGTTGGTTTTTATTTATTTCCTGTTTGCCGCCATGTTCAAATTCTTGCCAAGTAAAGCGGTCAAGTGGAAAGCGGTAAAAATAGGGGCGGCACTTACCGCGCTTTTGTTCTTACTAGGGAAGTATGCCCTTGCCTTTTATTTTGGGAAAGCGGAACCCGGTTCAACCTATGGTGCCGCAGGATCTGTTATTATAGTAATGCTATGGGTTTCCTACTCCAGTCTCATCGTTACTTTTGGCGCACAGTTTACCAAAATTTACTCGGATAGGTTCGTTACTTCAAACTAA
- the argH gene encoding argininosuccinate lyase: MKLWDKGFSTDKKIDQFTVGNDRELDLQLAKYDVIASKAHAKMLGKIGLLTQKETQDLVKELDAIASRIERGTFTIEPSFEDMHSKIEYMLTLSLGDTGKKIHTARSRNDQVLVAMHLYLKVELSEIKSMTKSLFKLLLEKADTYKDVLLPGYTHLQIAMPSSFGLWFSAYAESLIDDLYFIEAAYKVADQNPLGSAAGYGSSFPIDRSFTTKEMGFETLKYNVVAAQMGRGKVEKATAFGMASIASTLSKMAMDICLYMSQNFNFISFPDELTTGSSIMPHKKNPDVFELVRGKCNKLQSVPNQLSLVINNLPSGYHRDLQLVKEIIVPAIQDMKACLEILTFSLAEIKVNKDILEDEKYDYLFSVDTLNELVQNGMPFRDAYKKMGQEIQQGTFTPKRDISHTHEGSLGNLCLAEIKSKMDKIG, translated from the coding sequence ATGAAGCTCTGGGACAAAGGATTTAGCACGGATAAAAAAATAGACCAGTTCACGGTTGGTAACGATCGGGAACTGGATTTACAACTGGCAAAATATGATGTGATCGCCTCAAAGGCACATGCGAAAATGCTAGGAAAAATCGGTCTTTTGACACAAAAGGAAACCCAGGACCTGGTCAAGGAATTGGATGCCATCGCCTCAAGAATAGAAAGGGGGACCTTCACCATTGAGCCCTCCTTTGAGGATATGCATTCCAAAATAGAATACATGCTTACCTTGAGTTTGGGCGATACGGGCAAAAAGATCCACACGGCCAGATCTAGAAACGACCAAGTTTTGGTGGCAATGCATTTATATCTGAAAGTTGAGTTGTCTGAAATTAAATCCATGACCAAGTCATTATTCAAGCTGCTTTTGGAAAAGGCAGATACGTACAAGGACGTCTTGCTCCCTGGATATACCCACTTACAGATAGCGATGCCCTCGTCGTTCGGGCTGTGGTTTTCCGCCTATGCCGAAAGCTTGATAGACGATCTTTATTTTATAGAAGCTGCTTACAAAGTGGCCGACCAAAATCCCTTGGGGAGTGCAGCTGGATACGGAAGTTCCTTTCCAATAGACCGAAGCTTCACCACAAAGGAAATGGGCTTTGAAACCCTAAAATATAATGTGGTAGCCGCCCAAATGGGACGTGGAAAAGTTGAAAAGGCAACGGCATTTGGGATGGCAAGTATCGCGTCCACCCTATCTAAAATGGCGATGGACATTTGCCTTTACATGAGCCAAAACTTCAATTTTATTTCCTTTCCAGACGAGTTGACCACTGGAAGCAGTATTATGCCCCATAAAAAAAATCCGGATGTCTTTGAACTGGTCAGGGGAAAATGCAACAAACTACAATCCGTCCCCAACCAATTGAGCCTGGTCATCAACAATTTGCCCAGTGGTTACCACAGAGATCTTCAATTGGTCAAGGAAATCATTGTGCCTGCCATCCAGGATATGAAGGCTTGCTTGGAAATACTTACGTTCAGCTTGGCGGAAATCAAAGTAAATAAGGACATCTTGGAAGATGAAAAATACGATTATCTGTTCAGTGTAGACACTTTGAACGAGTTGGTCCAAAACGGAATGCCGTTCAGGGATGCGTATAAGAAAATGGGGCAGGAAATCCAGCAAGGTACCTTTACCCCAAAACGGGATATTTCACATACACATGAAGGGAGTTTGGGCAATCTTTGCCTAGCAGAAATCAAGTCGAAAATGGATAAAATAGGTTAG